In a single window of the Elaeis guineensis isolate ETL-2024a chromosome 8, EG11, whole genome shotgun sequence genome:
- the LOC105049414 gene encoding LOW QUALITY PROTEIN: protein CHLORORESPIRATORY REDUCTION 6, chloroplastic (The sequence of the model RefSeq protein was modified relative to this genomic sequence to represent the inferred CDS: inserted 1 base in 1 codon), with amino-acid sequence MMALASPTTSSYPLLPVLRSNPSSNIHPFFSFRPIXSPPSPNIRARVDVSPSVSFNPSGSFDLSLTGDDEVPQVAPPLPPTEGRFEIIINNDVIRRLDLLPIQALAGNNFHTTGDSPPEPRELLEHTVGFTINYEREDPYDTRELSEIPDIRLWFVRLDASYPWFPVVLDWRAGELARYAAMLVPHQISMKLGIVFNPEALELFVMKKAFIVYSWLKQQNIPKPKLKTCDMARMLGFGLGDELFDLIDRHPLRPS; translated from the exons ATGATGGCCCTCGCCTCTCCCACCACCTCCAGTTATCCTCTCCTCCCTGTTCTGAGGAGCAATCCATCCTCCAATATCCATCCATTCTTCTCTTTCAGACCCA ACTCTCCTCCCAGCCCAAACATTCGAGCAAGGGTAGATGTCTCGCCCTCAGTTTCCTTCAATCCTTCTGGCAGTTTCGATCTTTCTCTTACTGGAGATGATG AAGTCCCACAGGTTGCCCCTCCACTGCCCCCAACCGAAGGGCGCTTCGAAATCATCATCAACAATGATGTTATACGACGTCTTGACCTATTACCGATTCAAGCATTAGCTGGAAATAACTTTCACACAACAG GTGATTCTCCACCAGAACCAAGAGAGCTTTTGGAGCACACAGTTGGCTTTACCATCAATTATGAAAGAGAAGATCCTTACGACACTCGAGAACTATCAGAAATCCCTGATATAAGGCTCTGGTTTGTGAGACTGGATGCTTCTTATCCATGGTTCCCAGTGGTGCTGGACTGGAGAGCTGGAGAACTTGCAAGATATGCAGCAATGCTGGTTCCTCATCAG ATAAGTATGAAACTTGGCATTGTGTTCAATCCTGAAGCTCTAGAATTGTTTGTAATGAAGAAGGCTTTTATTGTGTACTCCTGGTTGAAGCAGCAAAATATTCCGAAGCCTAAGTTGAAGACATGTGACATGGCCAGAATGCTTGGATTTGGTTTAGGAGATGAATTATTCGACTTGATTGACCGACATCCCCTTCGTCCATCTTAA
- the LOC105049415 gene encoding uncharacterized protein: METSSRKSSGPVLPISSAFRRSISPSGRFSSSYAVCTGASSSAFASSSSSFSSRSSTFFHHNRPSSPTRVNLVGASPAPVPSVRFSLDQHRRPTSPGRSLAVADHHLSPRPIASPAPQRRTCMCSPTNHPGSFRCSLHKGLHLHPHHQNHASFSPSNRLNARRSAMTNSLVRIGTVEGEWVKRALTALIRPSSHQQRRRAAFQPRRSRLSVMSKADDP, encoded by the coding sequence ATGGAGACCTCTTCAAGAAAATCGAGTGGACCGGTCCTCCCCATCTCAAGCGCCTTCCGGCGGTCGATCTCGCCGTCGGGGCGCTTCTCCTCCTCCTACGCCGTTTGCACCGGTGCCTCCTCCTCCGCCTTCGCCTCCTCGTCCTCCAGCTTCTCCTCCCGCTCCTCCACCTTCTTCCACCACAACCGGCCCTCCTCCCCCACTCGCGTCAACCTCGTCGGCGCCTCCCCGGCACCTGTCCCCTCCGTTCGCTTCTCCCTCGACCAGCACCGCCGCCCCACCTCCCCcggccgctccctcgccgtcgcCGACCACCACCTCTCCCCGCGCCCCATCGCATCTCCCGCCCCCCAGCGCCGGACGTGCATGTGCTCTCCCACCAACCACCCGGGCTCCTTCCGGTGTAGCCTCCACAAGGGTCTTCACCTCCACCCCCACCACCAGAACCACGCCTCCTTCTCGCCGTCGAACCGGCTCAACGCGCGGCGGTCGGCGATGACCAACTCGCTCGTCCGGATCGGGACCGTGGAGGGGGAGTGGGTCAAGCGGGCCCTGACCGCTCTCATCCGCCCCTCCTCCCACCAGCAGCGTCGGCGGGCGGCGTTCCAGCCGCGGCGGAGCCGCCTCTCCGTCATGTCCAAGGCCGATGATCCATGA
- the LOC105049416 gene encoding protein NUCLEAR FUSION DEFECTIVE 4: MPAAVKAGSRPPWVGLAAAVWVQVAAGSGYNFPLYSPSLKSVMGYTQQQLTMLGVANDIGENFGMIAGVACNRFPPWLVLLIGAASCFLGFGVLWLAVTQTVSGLSYWVLWLALCIATNSSAWLGTGVLVTNMRNFPLSRGTVAGILKGYVGLSAAVYTEIYTGVLHDSAAKLLLFLTLGLPVICLAMMYFVRPCTPSLEEDSSEYGHFLFTQISSVFLGLYLLGTTVLDDVTSLSNAVTYTLFGIMVLLLLAPLAIPLKMTLYPNRRKRTGALGPSSSSDSLTADKSEPLLAESSSTMNIQEADDASDVDMLLAEGEGAVKKKRRPKRGEDFEFREALIKADFWLLFFVYFVGVGSGVTVLNNLAQIGIAAGVDDTTILLSLFSFCNFVGRLGGGAVSEYFVRSKMFPRPIWMTCTQVIMIVAYLLFASGLNGTLYASNALLGICYGVQFSVMVPTASELFGLKHFGLIYNFMLLGNPLGALLFSAGLAGYVYDIEAAKQNPGFLDASTNSCLGPNCFRLTFLVLAGVCCLGTLLSIVLTVRIKPVYQMLYASGSFRQPRSSQH; encoded by the exons ATGCCGGCGGCGGTGAAGGCCGGGAGCCGGCCGCCGTGGGTGGGGCTGGCGGCGGCGGTGTGGGTGCAGGTGGCGGCGGGCAGCGGCTACAACTTCCCTCTGTATTCCCCCTCGCTGAAGTCGGTGATGGGATACACCCAGCAGCAGCTCACCATGCTCGGCGTCGCCAACGACATCGGCGAGAACTTCGGCATGATCGCCGGCGTCGCCTGCAACCGCTTCCCGCCCTGGCTCGTCCTCCTCATCGGCGCCGCCTCCTGCTTCCTCGGCTTCGGCGTCCTCTGGCTCGCCGTCACCCAGACCGTCTCCGGCTTGTCCTACTGGGTG TTGTGGCTTGCGTTATGTATTGCCACCAATAGTAGTGCATGGTTGGGCACAGGTGTTCTTGTTACCAACATGAGGAACTTCCCTCTTAGCAGGGGCACTGTGGCTGGCATTCTCAAGGGTTATGTTGGGCTTAGTGCTGCAGTGTACACTGAAATATATACTGGAGTGCTGCATGACTCAGCTGCAAAACTGTTACTGTTTCTTACACTAGGACTGCCTGTCATATGCCTTGCAATGATGTATTTTGTCAGGCCATGCACACCATCATTAGAGGAGGACTCATCAGAGTATGGTCATTTTTTGTTTACCCAAATTTCAAGCGTGTTTCTAGGCCTCTATCTCCTGGGTACTACAGTCTTGGATGATGTTACCTCACTAAGTAATGCTGTAACCTATACTTTGTTTGGTATAATGGTTCTCTTACTCCTGGCTCCCCTTGCAATCCCCTTGAAGATGACACTTTATCCAAATAGGCGCAAAAGAACGGGTGCTCTTGGCCCTTCTAGTTCATCAGACAGTCTAACTGCAGATAAATCAGAACCACTACTGGCCGAATCTTCATCAACAATGAATATTCAGGAGGCTGATGACGCTTCTGATGTGGATATGCTTTTGGCTGAGGGAGAGGGAGCtgtgaaaaagaagagaagacctAAGAGGGGAGAGGATTTTGAATTCCGTGAAGCTTTAATTAAGGCTGATTTTTGGCTTCTATTTTTTGTTTACTTTGTTGGGGTTGGATCAGGTGTCACTGTGCTCAACAATCTGGCACAAATTGGGATTGCAGCAGGTGTTGATGATACAACTATCTTGCTCAGCCTTTTCAGCTTTTGCAATTTCGTTGGTCGTCTTGGTGGGGGTGCTGTTTCTGAGTACTTCGTCAG GTCTAAAATGTTTCCTCGGCCCATTTGGATGACATGCACACAAGTTATCATGATTGTAGCTTACCTTCTGTTTGCTTCTGGTCTAAATGGGACTCTTTATGCTTCAAATGCTTTACTTGGTATCTGCTATGGGGTCCAGTTCTCTGTCATGGTGCCGACTGCATCTGAACTCTTCGGCCTGAAGCACTTTGGGTTGATATATAATTTCATGTTGTTAGGAAATCCCCTTGGGGCTCTCCTCTTCTCAGCTGGTCTTGCGGGGTATGTGTATGATATTGAAGCAGCAAAGCAGAACCCAGGTTTTCTTGATGCTTCAACCAATTCTTGCTTGGGGCCTAATTGCTTTAGGCTCACATTTCTAGTTCTTGCGGGGGTCTGTTGCTTGGGCACATTGTTGAGCATAGTTTTGACCGTGAGAATTAAGCCTGTATACCAAATGCTCTATGCTAGTGGGTCATTTCGGCAGCCTCGGAGCTCGCAGCACTGA